The following proteins come from a genomic window of Drosophila sulfurigaster albostrigata strain 15112-1811.04 chromosome X, ASM2355843v2, whole genome shotgun sequence:
- the LOC133848415 gene encoding uncharacterized protein LOC133848415 codes for MDNFCGFCGLQLDPVSMLCNSCDIYDDLNNYLIDSSMDNYSDVEDSSDTLTEVALESLANGGFVPSDDDLEVDEDNTQFNILFNMCVLEALMVIFDQEVSNDDNMNN; via the exons ATGGATAATTTTTGCGG ATTTTGCGGCTTGCAATTGGATCCAGTGTCGATGCTTTGCAACTCATGTGATATTTATGACGATTTGAATAATTATCTTATAGA CTCGTCTATGGACAACTACTCTGACGTCGAAGACTCTTCTGATACGCTGACCGAAGTTGCCTTAGAATCTCTGGCTAACGGTGGATTTGTACCGTCCGACGATGATTTGGAAGTTGATGAAGACAATACTCAATTTAATATTCTCTTCAATATGTGCGTATTGGAAGCTCTTATGGTTATATTCGACCAGGAGGTATCAAATGATGATAACATGAACAATTAA